A single window of Candidatus Wallbacteria bacterium DNA harbors:
- a CDS encoding ABC transporter substrate-binding protein, whose product MNHKTFLLPAFFLMIFITGCGFNSRENTGKPNLESSAESGPDLSPSYGDTLIICVVDQPKTLDPALVDDEYSMQITSLIYNALLKTDQNDRLCGDLAAAWEVSADKKSISFRLRPNIRCHDGSSFTAEDVRYFYSRVMNRNPEHMTVSMQNLETVEAVSDMTVTLHFRKSSPEMYDVAMLGIVPRSSFSMEGSREVLSEPRGTGPFMLRKWVQGDFILLESFNDYFNGRPFLNGVMFKFISDPTAAYLALKRGEIDFTSISTDQYLKQFDSEMRKRFSLIHVPIRRGCMTIAYNCERPLLSSPVIRKALTMSVDRDSLLSDVYQTQKKAISGPFPPDSWPYDSTIKPLPYDTAEALDLLKSEGITDSDGDGLLEYRGNKISLRFIGGASGGGKGSLISRSLCEFWKKIGLSVKLDPMPYKDMLAAFNSGDFDFAEDAFGYDNSYFLKGRWYSSSTPQNGGFNSSRYSSQRADAIIDSLETVSDERVRVKLYHDFHRILAEEQPAMFLCPLGRTYVVDSRFREISAPQDAMLDDLAHCFVPKGMQKR is encoded by the coding sequence ATGAACCATAAGACATTCTTACTTCCAGCCTTTTTTTTGATGATTTTTATTACTGGCTGCGGTTTCAATTCCAGGGAAAACACCGGGAAACCAAATCTGGAAAGCTCTGCCGAATCAGGGCCGGATCTTTCGCCAAGTTACGGGGATACTCTGATCATCTGTGTTGTCGACCAGCCGAAGACATTGGATCCTGCTCTGGTTGACGATGAGTATTCGATGCAGATCACCAGCCTGATTTACAACGCTCTGCTGAAAACCGACCAGAACGACAGGCTGTGCGGGGATCTGGCTGCAGCCTGGGAGGTTTCTGCGGACAAAAAGTCGATCTCCTTCAGACTCAGACCGAATATCAGATGCCATGACGGCAGCAGCTTCACAGCTGAAGACGTGCGCTACTTCTACTCCAGAGTCATGAACAGAAACCCAGAGCACATGACAGTGTCGATGCAGAATCTGGAAACAGTCGAAGCGGTCTCTGACATGACCGTGACTCTTCATTTCAGAAAATCAAGCCCTGAAATGTACGACGTAGCAATGCTGGGCATAGTTCCCAGGTCGAGTTTCTCCATGGAGGGCAGTCGCGAAGTCCTGTCCGAACCTAGAGGGACCGGCCCATTCATGCTCAGGAAATGGGTCCAGGGCGACTTCATACTTCTGGAGTCCTTCAACGACTATTTCAACGGCAGGCCGTTTCTGAATGGGGTCATGTTCAAATTCATTTCTGATCCGACAGCCGCATACCTGGCTCTCAAGAGAGGAGAAATCGATTTCACTTCAATTTCCACAGATCAATACTTGAAGCAATTCGATTCCGAAATGCGCAAAAGGTTCAGTCTGATTCACGTTCCGATCAGGAGAGGGTGCATGACAATAGCCTACAACTGCGAAAGGCCTCTGCTTTCCAGCCCTGTGATCAGAAAAGCCCTGACTATGTCCGTGGACAGGGATTCCCTGCTGTCAGACGTGTACCAGACGCAGAAAAAAGCGATCAGCGGCCCCTTTCCTCCGGATTCCTGGCCTTACGACAGCACGATCAAGCCCCTGCCATATGATACTGCGGAAGCCTTGGATCTGCTGAAGAGCGAAGGCATCACTGACAGCGACGGCGACGGTCTGCTGGAATACCGCGGGAACAAGATATCCCTGCGCTTCATAGGCGGAGCTTCCGGCGGGGGAAAGGGGTCGCTGATCAGCCGCAGTTTATGCGAATTCTGGAAGAAGATCGGCCTCTCTGTCAAGCTCGACCCCATGCCGTATAAAGACATGCTCGCAGCTTTCAATTCCGGGGACTTTGATTTTGCGGAAGATGCATTCGGTTACGATAATTCTTATTTTCTGAAAGGGCGCTGGTATTCCTCGTCAACTCCCCAGAACGGCGGTTTCAACTCATCCAGATATTCCAGCCAGAGGGCAGACGCCATTATTGACAGTCTGGAAACAGTTTCAGACGAAAGAGTGAGGGTGAAGCTCTACCACGACTTCCACCGCATCCTTGCAGAGGAACAGCCCGCAATGTTCCTCTGCCCGCTCGGACGCACCTATGTGGTTGACAGCAGATTCAGGGAGATTTCTGCTCCACAGGATGCCATGCTTGACGATCTTGCACATTGTTTCGTGCCTAAAGGAATGCAGAAACGGTGA
- a CDS encoding SH3 domain-containing protein, whose translation MKYAAIFCFFITFQAAQAGGLIELLNDYSTAAENRMALQAVAERGGEVQDALSESYQAEEHLASEILLILDAGDDISEVLMGYLVEQTDSRKLSVFSRFFDGTDRGQSGARIMNKINAVSESGVEKLDAALPYVVGSTGACLMQEPDFQSGSMALLQAGTRVSVRGISGNFYLVDLNGTAGYLPDSLVNLDDDSQTAVKDGSRGSQGTVTAASLNVRKGPGTSYEIVDCLASGATVPIQESSNGWCKVTTPKGITGWVSKSYLNISDDSSNNDNNHTDVVPEGDIPANVSQFTKLSNQDPTYYCSTREKGFPTSGTLYGVSYNGSEKKDILTPSGSKIATTSGRWFACLCMQGSGIMKDDRCATWAGNKRFNLAPNGCKGITATGYWVVSFHTMAVNKNQMPYKGVYFIPKSRGLKLPNGETHDGFWFAHDTGGAFVNANNRIDLYADMDEWVTWMENNCAQSHSKVEVYRVDNATKDKVYAKYKDFLGKQ comes from the coding sequence ATGAAGTATGCAGCAATATTCTGCTTTTTTATCACTTTCCAGGCAGCCCAGGCAGGCGGCCTGATCGAACTTCTCAACGATTACAGCACAGCAGCCGAAAACCGCATGGCCCTGCAGGCAGTTGCAGAACGTGGCGGAGAGGTTCAGGATGCGCTCAGTGAATCCTATCAGGCAGAAGAGCATCTGGCATCTGAGATCCTGTTGATACTTGACGCAGGGGATGACATCAGCGAAGTGTTGATGGGCTATCTGGTTGAACAGACTGACAGCAGGAAACTCAGCGTGTTCAGCAGATTCTTCGATGGTACGGACCGCGGTCAGTCCGGAGCGCGGATTATGAATAAAATCAACGCAGTGTCAGAGTCCGGAGTTGAAAAACTCGATGCAGCTCTCCCCTATGTCGTAGGTTCAACCGGCGCCTGTCTGATGCAGGAACCTGATTTTCAGTCAGGCTCCATGGCACTGCTCCAGGCAGGAACCAGAGTTTCTGTCAGGGGGATCAGCGGGAACTTCTATCTGGTTGATCTGAACGGCACTGCAGGTTATCTCCCAGACAGCCTGGTGAACCTGGATGATGATTCTCAGACGGCAGTAAAGGATGGCTCCAGAGGTTCCCAGGGCACTGTCACTGCCGCCAGTTTGAATGTCAGGAAAGGTCCGGGAACCAGTTACGAGATCGTGGACTGTCTCGCAAGTGGTGCCACAGTGCCTATACAGGAAAGCTCCAATGGCTGGTGCAAAGTCACTACCCCCAAGGGCATCACAGGCTGGGTTTCTAAAAGTTATCTCAATATTTCAGACGACAGCAGTAACAATGACAACAATCACACCGATGTTGTTCCGGAAGGCGACATCCCTGCCAATGTCTCACAGTTCACCAAGCTCAGCAATCAGGATCCCACTTACTACTGTTCTACAAGGGAAAAGGGATTTCCGACTTCAGGAACTCTTTACGGTGTCAGCTACAATGGCAGCGAAAAAAAAGACATCCTGACTCCTTCAGGCTCAAAAATTGCCACAACGAGCGGCAGATGGTTTGCCTGTCTCTGCATGCAGGGCAGCGGAATCATGAAAGACGACCGCTGCGCCACCTGGGCAGGCAACAAGCGCTTTAATCTGGCTCCCAACGGCTGCAAGGGAATCACAGCTACCGGCTACTGGGTTGTTTCCTTCCATACCATGGCTGTGAACAAGAATCAGATGCCTTACAAAGGCGTTTATTTCATCCCGAAATCCCGAGGGCTCAAGCTCCCGAACGGCGAGACGCATGACGGTTTCTGGTTCGCCCATGACACAGGCGGTGCTTTCGTGAATGCCAACAACCGCATCGACCTTTATGCTGACATGGACGAATGGGTCACCTGGATGGAGAACAACTGCGCCCAATCACATTCCAAGGTGGAAGTTTACAGAGTCGACAATGCCACCAAAGATAAAGTCTACGCCAAGTACAAGGACTTTCTGGGTAAGCAATAG
- a CDS encoding electron transfer flavoprotein subunit beta/FixA family protein yields MKANLNGKTLEIVVCIKQVPGTSEVKLDPKTGVMLRDGVDAKLNPYDLSAIETAVRLKELTGARVSVVSMGPPQASAAIREAFMMGADTGALLTDKRFAGADVLATAYTLSQGIMKIAKPDLIICGKMTTDGDTAQVGPEIAEFLVIPHATNVRRIVEITAESITVEQEFSHALETVRIEFPCLITVERSIYQPRLPSYRLKLATAEREIRMLTLADLNDPDELHYGLNGSPTSVLKVFPPVSDVHQEIWEGNSGELAEKLSRKMRELKFL; encoded by the coding sequence ATGAAGGCGAATCTGAACGGCAAAACACTTGAAATAGTGGTCTGCATCAAGCAGGTACCAGGAACGAGTGAAGTGAAACTAGACCCGAAGACTGGAGTGATGCTCCGCGACGGGGTTGATGCCAAACTGAATCCTTATGATCTGTCGGCGATAGAAACTGCGGTCCGCTTGAAAGAATTGACTGGAGCCAGGGTCAGTGTCGTCAGCATGGGGCCGCCTCAGGCCTCTGCCGCGATCAGGGAAGCCTTCATGATGGGGGCGGATACCGGAGCTCTCTTGACTGACAAGCGTTTCGCCGGAGCTGATGTGCTGGCTACTGCATATACACTTTCGCAGGGGATTATGAAGATTGCGAAACCTGACCTGATCATCTGCGGCAAGATGACTACAGATGGAGATACTGCCCAGGTCGGTCCTGAAATTGCCGAATTCCTGGTAATCCCCCATGCCACCAATGTGCGCCGGATCGTAGAAATTACAGCGGAATCGATTACTGTGGAGCAGGAGTTCAGCCATGCCCTGGAAACTGTAAGAATTGAATTTCCCTGTTTGATTACTGTGGAGCGGAGTATTTATCAGCCGCGCCTGCCGTCTTACAGACTGAAGCTTGCGACAGCAGAACGCGAGATCAGGATGCTGACTCTGGCTGACCTGAATGATCCGGATGAACTGCATTACGGACTGAACGGCTCACCTACTTCTGTTTTGAAGGTGTTTCCGCCTGTATCAGACGTGCACCAGGAAATCTGGGAGGGCAACAGCGGGGAACTGGCTGAAAAGTTGAGCAGAAAAATGAGGGAACTGAAATTTTTATAA
- a CDS encoding electron transfer flavoprotein subunit alpha/FixB family protein, protein MAKIIIHQQKIKDSAALISLCPFAAIELVMGRLEINSGCKMCRICLKKGPAGVFELVEEERKTVDKSAWRGIAVYADRTYGHIHPVTLELIGKAREMAARIGHPVYCLLIGGSGEEAVELLHYGVDEVFRYDDPELQNFRIEPFAAVFEDFIGKIKPAVMLVGGTEIGRSLAPRMAARFRTGLTADCTVLDIQPDTDLDQIRPAFGGNIMAHIRTPRHRPQFATVRYKIFSAPERMDKITGKINECRIAKEKLGSRIRLLERQPKPKARGIEDAEILVVAGRGFKKQDDLRLIRELALALNAEIAATRPLIEAGWADPRTQIGLSGRTVKPKLIVTCGVSGSVQFVAGMKNSTCIVAINQDRHAPIMQVAHYGIIGNIYEVIPDFIEKTGKSRMD, encoded by the coding sequence ATGGCTAAAATCATTATTCATCAGCAGAAAATCAAAGACAGCGCCGCATTGATCAGTCTCTGCCCGTTTGCAGCGATCGAGCTCGTGATGGGCAGGCTGGAGATCAATTCAGGCTGCAAAATGTGCCGGATCTGTCTGAAAAAGGGACCTGCGGGAGTGTTCGAACTGGTCGAGGAAGAAAGGAAGACTGTAGACAAGAGCGCCTGGCGCGGGATAGCTGTTTACGCTGACCGCACCTATGGACACATCCATCCCGTGACCCTGGAACTGATCGGCAAAGCCCGCGAAATGGCCGCCAGGATCGGGCATCCCGTTTACTGCCTGCTGATCGGCGGAAGCGGGGAAGAAGCCGTTGAACTGCTGCATTATGGAGTGGATGAAGTTTTCAGATACGATGATCCGGAGCTTCAGAATTTCAGGATCGAACCGTTTGCTGCAGTGTTCGAGGATTTCATCGGGAAAATCAAACCGGCTGTGATGCTGGTGGGAGGCACCGAGATCGGCAGGTCGCTTGCCCCCCGCATGGCGGCCCGTTTCCGCACCGGCCTCACCGCTGACTGCACGGTTCTCGACATCCAGCCTGACACAGACCTGGATCAGATCAGGCCGGCTTTTGGCGGCAACATCATGGCCCATATCCGGACTCCCAGGCACAGGCCTCAGTTCGCTACAGTCAGATACAAGATTTTTTCCGCTCCGGAGCGGATGGACAAGATTACTGGAAAGATCAATGAGTGCCGGATTGCAAAGGAAAAACTCGGGTCACGGATCAGGCTGCTTGAGCGGCAGCCTAAACCTAAAGCCAGGGGAATCGAAGACGCTGAAATTCTGGTGGTGGCAGGGCGCGGGTTTAAAAAACAGGACGACCTCCGGCTGATCCGGGAGCTGGCTTTGGCACTCAACGCTGAAATCGCGGCTACCAGGCCTCTGATCGAAGCAGGCTGGGCTGACCCCAGGACTCAGATCGGATTGAGCGGCAGGACAGTGAAACCGAAACTGATCGTCACTTGTGGAGTGTCGGGATCTGTCCAGTTCGTGGCAGGCATGAAAAATTCGACCTGCATCGTGGCCATCAACCAGGACAGGCACGCTCCGATCATGCAAGTGGCGCATTACGGGATAATCGGAAATATCTATGAAGTAATCCCGGACTTCATAGAGAAAACAGGGAAAAGCAGGATGGATTGA
- a CDS encoding FAD-linked oxidase C-terminal domain-containing protein, giving the protein MEYHKLTQIDLEFLVSLCGSDRVHTGDAISEDYHRDELTGLRSAPEALVEVRCTEEISRIMKYAYEHCIPFTPRGQGTGLVGGAVALHGGIMLILTGMNQILELDQENLTLTVESGVMLMEISKYAEDHDLLYPPDPGEKSATIGGNISTNAGGMRAVKYGVTRDYVRGLQIVLPNGSVLELGGKIVKNSSGYSLKDLIIGSEGTLAIVTRAILKLVPLPRKKMSLLIPFPTLEQAIETVPRIINAKIIPTAIEYMVRDVILAAEDFLGKNFPDKSADAYLLLTFDGNSREEIEKSFERAAAICLESGALDVLISDTLEREESIWSARGAFLEAIKASTSAIDECDVVVPRNRVADFVKYANSLQPELGIRIKSFGHAGDGNLHIYALRDGLSENEWKLKLGQVFDRLYGKSRELGGLVSGEHGIGFAKLPYQELSIGKQGMELQNRIKVAFDPKNILNPGKVCRSVRC; this is encoded by the coding sequence ATGGAATATCACAAGCTTACTCAAATTGACCTGGAATTTCTGGTTTCCCTCTGTGGAAGCGATCGGGTTCATACAGGAGACGCGATCAGTGAAGATTATCACAGGGACGAACTGACAGGGCTGCGGTCAGCTCCTGAAGCCCTGGTCGAAGTCAGGTGCACTGAAGAAATTTCGCGGATCATGAAATACGCTTATGAGCATTGCATTCCTTTTACACCCAGAGGTCAGGGTACAGGTCTGGTCGGCGGGGCTGTGGCTCTTCATGGCGGCATCATGCTGATTCTCACAGGCATGAATCAGATCCTGGAACTGGATCAGGAAAACCTGACCCTGACTGTGGAATCCGGTGTAATGCTGATGGAAATCTCAAAGTATGCTGAAGACCACGATCTGCTGTACCCTCCTGATCCAGGGGAGAAGAGTGCGACCATCGGCGGCAACATCAGCACCAATGCGGGTGGGATGCGGGCAGTGAAATATGGGGTGACCAGGGACTATGTGAGAGGGCTTCAAATAGTGCTCCCGAATGGAAGCGTGCTGGAACTGGGCGGCAAGATTGTCAAGAACAGTTCCGGTTACAGTCTCAAGGATCTGATCATCGGTTCTGAAGGAACTCTGGCCATTGTCACCAGGGCGATCCTGAAACTCGTGCCGCTCCCTAGAAAGAAGATGAGCCTTCTGATTCCGTTCCCGACTCTGGAACAGGCGATCGAGACTGTGCCAAGGATTATCAATGCCAAGATCATTCCAACTGCCATAGAATACATGGTACGTGACGTGATTCTGGCTGCCGAAGATTTCCTGGGGAAGAACTTTCCCGACAAATCAGCTGACGCCTACCTGCTTCTCACATTCGACGGCAACAGCAGGGAGGAGATCGAGAAGAGCTTTGAGCGGGCGGCTGCGATTTGTCTTGAATCAGGTGCCCTGGATGTGCTGATTTCAGACACTCTGGAGCGGGAGGAATCGATCTGGAGCGCGCGCGGGGCCTTCCTGGAAGCGATCAAGGCTTCCACCAGCGCCATCGACGAATGCGATGTGGTGGTACCCCGCAATAGAGTCGCGGATTTTGTGAAGTATGCCAACTCCCTGCAGCCGGAACTTGGCATCCGGATCAAAAGCTTCGGTCACGCCGGAGATGGAAATCTCCACATCTATGCGCTTAGGGACGGGCTGAGCGAAAATGAATGGAAGCTGAAACTTGGACAGGTTTTTGACCGTCTTTATGGAAAATCAAGGGAACTCGGCGGGCTTGTTTCAGGAGAGCACGGCATCGGCTTCGCTAAACTTCCCTACCAGGAATTGTCCATCGGCAAACAGGGAATGGAGCTGCAGAATCGGATCAAGGTGGCATTTGATCCGAAAAACATTCTCAATCCAGGCAAAGTTTGCCGTTCTGTCAGATGCTGA